A region of the Gopherus flavomarginatus isolate rGopFla2 chromosome 3, rGopFla2.mat.asm, whole genome shotgun sequence genome:
TGAAAATGGACTGGTAACAGCAATTTCACACACACTGATGTTATGACTTTTGTGGATACACAGAAAACATAGAACTGACGTGAAAGTTATCATTCCCACAAACAGTGAAATGGGGATGCCACCTACCAGTAAAAAAATAGCATTGGCAGTGCTGGCCAAATTTTGTTTGCAGTTGCAGAGGAATATTACAGTCTATGTATGATGTAATACTGTGGTTATGAATCTGTTGCAAGTTAATATTTTATAAATGGCATCAAAGGCTCTAGACAAGTTAGCCTCTAATACTTCAAATCCATGTCTTTGTCAGAACTTATGGGGACTGATGATCTTTCATCTATAGTATTCTATAAGATTGTATAAAATGTGGAAATAAAATGTCGGAGACTTTTCTTATTGTGGGTGTTTCTCTGTGTCTTTTATATGAACTGTATTGTGTTGTGACTACAGTTGGTTCAGGGACATAAGAATGGTACTGAAGAAGCAGGTCATTTAGAGTTGTAATCCTTGGACCAACCTAGGGTTTGATTTTCGTTTGCAGGTTGAGCCAGTACAACAGATATGGTAGTCAAAAGATAATGCTTTAGACAGGAGCCTAAAAAAGTCAGTCTTACAGGAGAAATGATGGCTTGTTCAACCATTTTCCATGGTAATACCTGTTATCGGCTAGAACCTAAGTGTAGCCATTCCTGAATCACACAACGATGCTGCATAGTTGTAGTTTCCAGTTCAGAAAGATGAGGCCTCCTACTTCTGTGGACATTTGTATTTGATAATGCTAGTCCTAGCTTTCTTGGTTTTCCACAAAAAGTGTTTGATAGCTTGAACCAATTTTTATAATAGGGAGGACTTGTCAGGGTGAAAGTAGCCTCAGAAATATGATCATTTTCATTACACGAACATGGCCCCATAATTACTGCAGATAGTTTTATTGTACTTGGGGCAAATACCAGTTTAGTAAAATAAACTCTTTAACAGACATGGGACCCTAAAGTTCTTTACCTACTATCAGTGGAAACAGAATTATGAGCATCACTAGTTAATGGAATTCATCCCACTAGGGAGCTAATAACTGCACAGCTCATGACAAAGAAGCCAAACGCACATGATGAAGGTGTTTTTCCTTGAATTAGATTGATTTCACATCCCACAAATGCTCGTTATTATTTCTCTTCTGCCAGACAAATACAGAAATAATAAACAGGTATGGTTCAGTGAAATGGTTTCAGAATGTATGATATGCAGGAGCATCATTATATTCTCTGGACTTGCAAGTTTAGCCCACAACTCCATGAGTTTTCACTTCCGTCATACATTTGAGGCAGACAGGCATACCACCTTTGATATAGCTGAATTTTTTACCATTAATTCAAGCACCTTTATCTGTTTTCCAAATGCCCCAGTCCAGTTGTGCCTCATTCTGAGGTCCTTTGTCTCATTCTGGAACATTCTCCTTAGAGTCTCCCAGTAATTCTCCTAATAACCGCCTTGGGTGACAACCTATCTGACAAAACTGCCAAggccaaaagaaaaataaatcaaggGAACCTTTATGACAAGGCAATTTAATTCAGGCTCTCCAGATTTTGTAGCCTGACTTCCCAGAACTTTGCCATCTGTGGTGGTCTCTGAAACAGTAAAAAAACCACTAGCCTCTTAATCTTCTGGTGAAGGACAATCTTCAATGGTCTTACAACCAGTTGACCAGCTAGAAAAAAGCTATTAATAAGGACAGTTACTACTGGGTCTCTCTACTGTCCTTCTTTCCGCCTTTCTCCCAGACCTATTAGCAAAAGCATTTGTAGAGGCTACAGCCCTATCGCCAGTTGTAGAAAAGAGGAAAAGGGTTAGTCAAATCTTCCAGTGCCCTACCAGTCAAGGTCAAGTTAGCTAGTGTTACTGAAATTCCCAGTAATACTGTTCCCttagatcggggtgggcaaactatggcacgCAGGTCGGatccggcccatcagggctttggatccggcccgcgGGATTGCCACCCCAGTGGTGCTGTGggcccatgccactcccagaagctgCCGGCACCATGTACCTGGGGTGGCAGGACAGAGGGCTCCACCCGCCTCacctcctattggccaggaatagGGAACTGCGGGGGTACtcacaggtgagggcagcacacagagccctctgctccccctctcccaggagcCGCAAGGATGTGGTACCGGCTGCTTCTGGAAGTGACGTGGGGCCCTGGCCCCGatgtgcactgctgccaccccggagccactccaggtaagtgGTGCtgggccggagcctgcaccccaaacccctcctgcaccgcaaccccctgccctgagcccccaccgcacctctcctgcacccaaccccctgccctgagccccttcctgcacactgcacccgcTCCCACAGCTCacactccttcctgcacccctgccccagccttacaTTCacagccctgcatgcaatttccccacccagatgtggcccttggcccaaaaaaTTTGCTCACCCCTGCCTTAGATGTATGGGCCTCACTTGAAGGacctagggtacatctacactacgggattattccaattttacataaatcggttttataaaacagattgtataaagttgagtgcacacggccacactaagcacattaattcgacagtgtgcgtccatggtccgcggctagcgtcgatttctggagcattgcactgtgggtaccttcccgtagctatcccatagttcccgcagtctcccccaccctttggaattctgggttgagagcccagtgcctgatggggcaaaaatcattgtcgcgggtgattctgggtacagcttcactcctcccttcgtgaaagcagcagacaaccgttttgcgccttttttcctgactgaactgtgcaaacgccatagcacagcaagcatggaccctgctcagatcaataccgcaatagtggacgttgtaaacacctcgcgcattctcgtgcagtctatgctgaaccgggacctgcaaagccaggtgaggaggaggcggcggctacggcagcgtggcgacgagagtgatgaggacatggacacagaattatctcaaactgggggcccctgcactttggagatcctgctggtaatggggcaggttctagccattgaacgccgattttgggctcgggaaacaagcacagactgatgggaccgcatagctttgcaggtgtgggacgattcccagaggctgcgaaacttttgcatgcataagggcactttcatggaactttgtgacttgctttcccctgccctgaaacgccataataccaagatgagagcagccctcacagtggagaagcgagtggcaatagccctctggaagcttgcaacgccagacagctaccggtcagtcgggaatcaatttggagtgggcaaatctgctgtgggggctgctgtgatgcaagtagccaaagtaatcattaagctgctgctacgaaaggttgtgactctgggaaacgtgcaggtcatagtggatggctttgctgcaatgggattccctaactgtgggggagcGATAGagggaacccatatccctatcttggcaccggagcaccagggcacgcAGTACATAAACCGtaaagggtacttttcaatggtgctgcaagcactgctggatcacaagggacgtttcaccaacatccacgtgggatggtcaggaagggttcatgacgctcgtgtcttcagaagcactgctctgtttaaactgctgcagcaagggacttatgtcccagaccagaaaataacagttggggatgttgaaatgcctgtagttatcctgggtgacccagcctaccccttgatgccatggctcatgaagccatacacaggcagcctggacagtggtcaggagctgttcaattacaggctgagcaagtgcagaatggtggtagaatgtgcatttggccatttaaaggcacgctggtgcacaatactgactcgctcagacccaGCCAAACAATGTCtcttttgttattgctgcttgctgtgtgctccacaatctctgtgagagtaagggggaaacattcatggcagggtgggaggctgaggcaaatcacctggccgctgattacgcgcagccggacaccagggcgattagaagagcacaccaggaagcggtgcgcatcagagaagctttgaaaacgagtttcatcacaggccagggtacggtgtgactgttgtgtttgtttccccttcatgaacgccccccctttattgactccttccctgtaagcaacccaccctcccccttcgattacagcttgcttaaggaaataaagtcactatcgtttaaaaatcatgtattctttattaaaagtcattccctgtaagcaacccagcccccccttcaattacagcttgcttaaggaaataaagtctctatcgtttaaaaatcatgtattcattattaaaaagtaattataaaaagaggcagagaactgacaaggtatcccgggtgtggtttgggaggagcataggagggaaggaaaaggccattaaatacatttcagtgtaatgacagccttttggttggactgtccactggggtggagtgggcgggtgcacgaagccttcccccaagcgttcttacacgtctgggcgaggaagatatggaacgtggtgagggtggttacacaggggctgcagtggcactctgtgaccccgctgctcttcctgaagatccaccagacgtcggaggatatcagtttgttCATGCAGCacctccagcgttgcatcccgccactgctgGTCTTCCTGcttacacctctgatcttcctgctgtcacctctcatctcgagcgtccctcctatcctcacgttcactggcatctttcctgtactttgctaccatgtccttccagtcattcagatgagctctttcattgcgggttacttccatgatttccgagaacattttgtctcacgtcttctttttcctccgccttatctgagagagccttcaggatggagtagggaggcttgaaaaatgtgcagctgcatgagggagggaaaaaagggagagaagtatttaaaaagatacattttacagaacaatggttaaactctttcacagtgaacaacactattcaccttacatagcacatgtgatttcactacaaggtcgcattttgcatcttaatattaagtgcctgcggctctggtgttacagatctcacagacgcagatccaggcatcagaattcagcttgcatgcggccatagtaagccattgtctttcggcttctgcagccttcatatacacagtgccctctgatgcttcttcctgttaacatgcagcagcagaagccaacccccccatccaattctctaggatgattgctttacccctccccgcaccgcttggctggtatcatggaagatcactgctaatcacccccgtTTCCGCCCCCGCACCGCGTGTCTGGTAGCTGggacgattcctgctagccaaacgcaaaaaagcttagcgctatccttcctcccctccccccgcttggctacgtgcaaggaaggatttcttttaagcaacagcccagtaggaaaatggccagctctgtccccttaattaaattcctgaatttcaaccaggttaccatgaacgatatcactctgctgaggataacagagcgagataaagaacggatgtttcttgaatgccagcaatcagcaggaccatacgcagctatgctttgtcatgcaatgatactcgattacttgctacatgcatggcgtggtaaagtgtcctaccatggtggacggaacaaggctgccttgctcagaaaccttctgcaaaggcttttggagtacctccaggagagcttcatggagatgtccctggaggatttccgctccatccccagacatgttaacaaacttttccagtaactttactggccgcgaatgcatcccaagccctcatggcaaatcaatcattaaaaaacacttgcttttaaaccatgttttatatttacaaaggtacactcaccagaggtcgcttccatggcttcactgtctgggctagtggcttgggagggctgggagggtaattctgtctgagtcacaaaaagctcctggctgttggggctaacggagtgctgtgtgctcgctgcaaggtcgtcctcctcttcctcatcctcctcctcatcttccccctctgcagaatcctcagcgatggttgagattacaacccccacctcggaatccacggacaggggtggggtagtggtgccgcagccccctaaaattgcatgcagctcagcgtagaagcagcatgttttcggccctgacccggaccttctgtttgctgctttggttttctggtaggcttgtctgagctccttaactttcactctgcactgcactgagtccctggtgtggcctttggccatcatagccttggaaattttttcaaatattttttcatttcgtcttttggaacagagttctgttagcactgaatcctctcccaatatagcgatcagatccagtacctcccgtgcggtccatgctggagctctttttcgattctcaggagactgcattgctagctgtgctgatgagctctgtgtggtcacctgtgctgatcacagctccacactggccaaacaggaaatgaaattcaaaagttcgcggggcttttcctgtatacctggccagtgcatccgagttcagactgctgtccagagtggtcacagtggtgcactctgggattccgcccagaggccaataccatcgatttgcggccacactaaccctaatccgatatggtaataccgattttagcggtACTCCTCTcatcggagaggagtacagataccgatttaaagagccctttatatcgatataaagggcctcgtagtgtggacgggtacagcgttaaatcggtttaacgctgctaaaattggtttaaatgcgtagtgtagaccaggccctagtctAGAAGGGTATTAAAGCATTAGACTCTGAGTTCTCtgttaactctctctctctagtaaGCTTCAATAAAATGGATTTGAAGGATTCAGATTTCTTGGATAACAACTGTCTCCACAAGGAAGTTCCAGATCAGCCTGCTATTTTTCCTTGGGGGACCTGCTGGTTCTATGCAGGAAAATTACCCAGGTTTTAAAGTTTTTTCCTACCTTCTCCTTCAGGCGGTCCTGTAGTGTTTCTTATTAACTGTGAGTAGAATAGGCTTGATGATGTTTTACCTCTCTACCCAGC
Encoded here:
- the LOC127046793 gene encoding myb/SANT-like DNA-binding domain-containing protein 2 is translated as MQSPENRKRAPAWTAREVLDLIAILGEDSVLTELCSKRRNEKIFEKISKAMMAKGHTRDSVQCRVKVKELRQAYQKTKAANRRSGSGPKTCCFYAELHAILGGCGTTTPPLSVDSEVGVVISTIAEDSAEGEDEEEDEEEEDDLAASTQHSVSPNSQELFVTQTELPSQPSQATSPDSEAMEATSAAHFSSLPTPS